One segment of Desulfovulcanus ferrireducens DNA contains the following:
- a CDS encoding 2-oxoacid:acceptor oxidoreductase subunit alpha — translation MGKDVLTGVHFMSGNHACAEGAIAAGCRYYAGYPITPSNEIAERMSWRLPQVGGIYIQMEDEIASMAAIVGASWGGAKSMTATSGPGFSLMQENLGLAVMTEAPCVIVDVQRGAPSTGLPTLVAQADVMQARWGSHGDYATISISPSSPQECFDFMIKAFNLAETWRVPVVMLSDESIAHLSERVVIPEKKEIKTVFRKVATGPKEGFLPFKVGDDLVPEMPIAGSGYRVHVTGLTHDERGYPDLSHRMHEQLVPRLVNKIKQNAEKIIEYEEFMIDDAEVVLITFGVSTRICRAVVKRARMDGLKLGMLRLITVWPFPEKRVIELSNQVKALVTVEINLGQLALEVERVVKGRCETYLIPNAGGEVHDPEMVYARVKEIAQNS, via the coding sequence ATGGGAAAGGATGTTTTAACAGGGGTACATTTTATGAGTGGCAACCATGCCTGTGCTGAGGGTGCGATAGCAGCAGGCTGCCGTTATTATGCAGGCTATCCGATTACACCTTCAAATGAAATAGCCGAGAGAATGTCATGGCGTCTTCCGCAGGTAGGTGGTATTTATATTCAAATGGAAGATGAGATTGCTTCAATGGCCGCCATCGTCGGAGCTTCATGGGGAGGGGCAAAGTCCATGACAGCAACCTCCGGACCAGGTTTTAGCCTCATGCAGGAAAATCTTGGGCTTGCTGTTATGACGGAAGCTCCATGTGTCATTGTTGACGTTCAGAGGGGGGCTCCTTCAACAGGACTGCCAACTCTGGTTGCACAGGCTGATGTGATGCAGGCCAGGTGGGGCAGTCATGGAGATTATGCTACAATATCCATTTCTCCTTCTTCACCGCAGGAATGTTTTGATTTTATGATTAAGGCCTTCAATTTGGCAGAGACCTGGCGGGTTCCAGTTGTTATGTTAAGTGATGAGAGCATTGCGCACTTGTCCGAACGAGTAGTGATTCCTGAGAAAAAGGAAATAAAGACTGTTTTTAGAAAAGTGGCGACCGGTCCTAAAGAAGGATTTTTGCCTTTTAAGGTGGGAGATGATCTTGTTCCTGAGATGCCCATAGCAGGGAGTGGCTATAGGGTACATGTGACTGGTCTTACCCACGATGAGCGGGGATATCCGGATTTAAGCCACCGGATGCATGAGCAACTTGTGCCCAGGCTAGTCAACAAGATAAAACAGAATGCTGAAAAGATTATTGAATATGAAGAATTTATGATTGATGATGCCGAAGTAGTACTAATAACATTTGGTGTGTCCACAAGGATCTGCCGCGCTGTGGTTAAACGGGCCAGGATGGATGGTTTAAAGTTGGGCATGCTACGTTTGATAACTGTATGGCCATTTCCAGAGAAGAGAGTGATTGAACTTTCAAATCAGGTCAAGGCGCTGGTTACAGTAGAGATTAACCTGGGGCAGCTGGCATTGGAAGTAGAAAGAGTGGTCAAAGGCAGATGTGAGACATACCTTATTCCCAATGCTGGCGGAGAAGTCCATGATCCAGAGATGGTATATGCCAGGGTAAAAGAGATTGCTCAAAATAGTTAG
- a CDS encoding 4Fe-4S dicluster domain-containing protein produces the protein MLKAKRKLLNADKLQVPCGRPVVFEERCKGCRLCVEYCPKQVLEMSKDFNEKGYHYPQLKQGQEKDCINCGYCQEVCPDFAIYVEKVTS, from the coding sequence ATGCTTAAAGCAAAAAGAAAATTATTAAATGCGGACAAGTTACAGGTTCCTTGTGGCCGGCCTGTTGTTTTTGAGGAAAGATGTAAAGGGTGCAGGCTGTGTGTAGAGTATTGTCCAAAACAGGTTTTAGAGATGTCAAAAGATTTTAATGAAAAAGGGTATCATTACCCACAGCTTAAGCAGGGTCAGGAAAAAGATTGTATTAATTGCGGTTATTGCCAGGAAGTATGTCCTGATTTTGCGATATATGTAGAGAAAGTAACCAGTTAG